In candidate division KSB1 bacterium, the genomic window TCCGAGGATGGTGGTGAGAAATGGACAAAAATAAATGAGGAACGCAAGCTGCGTCAGCGAGCGTGGTACTACACACGCATTTACGCCGACACTCAAAATGAGGATGTGGTTTATGTGTTAAATGTCCGCTTCTGGAAGTCCAAAGATGGCGGTAAAACTTATGAGCGTATCACGACCCCTCACGGCGACCATCACGACCTGTGGATTTCTCCCGAAAATTCACAGCGGATGATAGTTGGCGACGACGGCGGCGCTCAGGTGACTTATAACGGCGGCGAAGGTTGGAGTACCTACCACAATCAACCGACCGCACAATTCTATCGGGTTACCACGGACAATCACTTCCCCTACCGGATTTACGGCGCCCAGCAGGATAATTCTACAGTAAGAATTTTGCATCGTTCGAATGGCGACACAATCGGAGAGCGTGACTGGGAACCAAGCGCCGGTGGTGAGAGCGGCTGGCTGGCAATCCATGCTGAAGATCAGGACATTGTTTACGGCGGCTCCTACGACGGTTTTCTGACTCGGGTCAATCATAAAACCGGCGAAAGGCGCGGCGTCAATGTCTGGCCGGACAATCCCATGGGCCACGGCGCCGAGGGCATGAAGTTCCGATTCCAGTGGAATTTCCCCATTTTCTTTTCACCGCACGATCCGAACACGCTTTATACTGCGGGCAACATGCTTTTTAAAACAACCAACGAGGGACAAAACTGGCAAGCGATCAGCCCGGATTTAACCCGAAACGACTCGAGCAAACTGGGTCCTTCCGGCGGACCGATTACCAAAGATAATACCAGCATCGAATATTACTGTACCATTTTCACTGCATTGGAAAGTCCTCATGAAGCCGGCGTCATCTGGACTGGCTCAGATGATGGCCTCCTTCATATCACCCGGGACGGTGGTGAGAATTGGCAGAATGTCACTCCTCCCACTAAACTCATGCCGGAATGGATGCAAATTAACAGCATGGAAGCGCACCCATTTGAGCCGGGCGGGCTTTATGTAGCAGGGACAAAATACAAGTCGGATGATTTTCGGCCCTACCTTTATAAAACGACTGATTACGGCAAATCGTGGAAAAAGATCACCAAAGGCATCGACCCGCTGCACTTTACCCGTGTCATCCGCGCCGATCCAAAACGACGCGGGCTGCTTTATGCCGGAACCGAAAGCGGCATGTACGTTTCATTCGATGACGGTGCCAATTGGAAATCATTTCAAATGAATCTGCCCGTCGTACCCATCACGGACCTGGCGCTTAAAAATGATGATCTGGTCGTGGCTACCCAGGGCCGCTCATTCTGGGTACTCGATGACTTGACGCCTTTGCACCAGCTTTCTGAGCAGGTTGCAAAAAGCGAGAAGTGGCTCTTTGAACCCCGGCTGACCTACCGAATGCGCGGAAAGGCTGAAGATTCCAAAACCGCCGGTAAAAACCCGCCGAACGGCGTCGTGATTCATTATTCTTTTAAGGAAGCGCCTGATAGCAGCTCTGTTGCGCTTAAGTTTCTGGAAGAGGACGGCACACTTATCAAAAGCTTTAATCCGAAAGCGAAAGAAAAAACTGACCAGCTTCCCATCAAAGCGGGGATGAATCGTTTCGCCTGGAACCTGCGCTATGCTGATGCTGAAAAATTTAAGGATTTGATTATGTGGGGCGGCAGTATCCAGGGCCCCCAGGCCGTGCCGGGAAATTATCAGGCCCGTCTGGTCACCGGTGAGGATTCGACAACGGTCACCTTTGCGATTTTAAAAGACCCGCGTTCTTCATCGACTCAGGAAGATCTGCAGGCGCAGTTTGATTTTCAAATTTCGGTACGGGATAAACTCACTGAAACTCATCTGGCGATCAAACAGATTCGCGATGTTCGTAAACAGGTGGAAGACGTGACGGAACGGCTGGAAGATCATGAAGGCATGGATAAAATTAAAGAAGCCGGCAAGGCTCTGGTCGAACAGATGACAGAAATCGAAGAGTCACTTTATCAAACCAAGAACCAGAGCCGGCAAGATCCGCTCAATTTCCCGATTCGATTAAACAACAAACTCGCTGCAGTGAGCCGGAGTGCAGCTTTCGGCGATTATCGTCCGACTGAACAAGCGATTGCAGTAAAAGATGAGATGTCCGGGAAAATTGACGCTGAATTGGCAAAACTGCAGACAATTCTTGACGCCGACCTGCCGGCTTTCAACAAGCTGGTTGCAGACAGCGCGGTTCCGGCGATTATTATAAAAAAGAAGAAAGTGAAGCCGGAGATGACCAGCAAGTGAGATGCGATGCAAGTAAGGCCAAAATGCTGTTTATTATCCGTCTTTGCGAATCCCGCTTTGGCGGGATGAAGCAATCTCCTTATTAGTCCATGGAGATTGCTTCGCTCCTGTTAGTCGCTCGCAAAGACGGCCTGAATGAAGCAACCGCCCTAATTTATTCTATGCAGCCAAACAATCTATGTCAAAACCAATTTTGATAAGCACCGCCGACCCGGCACTTCATTCTTCTAATTTGGAGCGGGAATTTCAGGACATGCACGGTAACAAAGTCTCGGTCATGCGCTCTTCGTCCAATCATTTTGTCTTGCTCGACGACCAACCTGTTCTCTACAGCGAAAACTTTGCAACCAGGCTCTGGCGCCTGGCCAGGATTCCTCAAGAGGCGATGGATGAATGTGTTAACCTGTTAAAAAACCTGTCGACTGACTTGCCGTCAGGAAAATCGTTCGAGATTTTAGAGATCAATGCTAAGCCGGCAGCGAACTGTAAACTTGCAGAGGTTTTTCTGCAAAATGGTTTTGAAAGAGATGGCGACAAGCTGGTATTGTAGAGGATTCATGAAAACCGAACTGCAATCTCCGCGTATCACACATCTTTCCTGGGGGCAGATCGAAGTCGATGGTCAGGGTTCTGCTTTTAAGGATGCCAAGCTCTTCCCGGGCGGCGCCCGGGAGTGGGATTGGCGAGAGACCGGCACAAGACATGTGCCCGGCATCCAGCCCGCTGATATTGAGGAACTTCTGGAAAACGGCGCCGAGGTCGTTATCCTCTCCAGGGGAATTGACAAACGACTGCAGGTTTGCTCTGAAACTTTACAAATGCTGAACGATAGAAATGTCGCTTTGCACTTTCTTCAAACTGAAGAGGCAGTCCAACTATACAACAAGCTACGGGAAAATAAGCGGGTTGGCGGGCTTTTTCATTCGACTTGTTGAAGGGTCGTTCCGATCTAATGTGGAGGATTGAAATGTCTAAGAAATCAATTCACATCGTCTGTGCGCTTTTTCTTACAATCCAGGTAAGTTTTTGCGTCGCTCAACAACCCCCTCCAAAAATTTTGATTTCGGTGGACATGGAAGGCATTGGTGGCGTTGGAACGCAAAATATGGTACGAAGCAGCGGCGGCAAAGATTACCAGCTCGGTCGGAAGTTAATGACCGAAGAAGTCAATACCGTTGTCGCTGTCATTTTTGAACAGGGCCCCGCGGAAATTCTGGTTAACGATTCTCACGGGGATATGCAAAACTTACTGCACACAGAGCTGGACGAAAGGGTAACCTATATTCAGGGAAACATCAAACCATTCGGTATGGTCCAGGGGCTGGATTCGAGTTTTGACGCTGTCATTTTTCTTGGCTACCATACACGTGCAGGAGATCCTGACGGATTTCTAGCGCACACCGGTTCAGGTTCGGTCAAAGGGCTGTGGCTGAATGACATCGAAGTTGGAGAAGGAGGACTCAATGCGGCCTACGCTGGCGAACTCGGTGTCCCGGTAATCTTGGCTAGCGGCGACTCAGCGTTTACAGTTGAAATTAAAAAATTGATTCCGACAACAACGGCAAGCACCAAAACTGCGGTCACGCCTTTAGTAGCTCATCTGGTTCACCCTACAATGGTTCGAGCACGACTGGCGTCAGCTACAAGAAACGCCCTTGCCAGTCTAAAATCTGCGAAGATTTTCAGCGTCGGAAAGCCTGTTCGAATCAAAATGCGTTTTGCCACCACTGCTAGAGCCGACATTCTTCAGGCGATTCCCGGAATGAGCAGAGTCGACGGCTTTACAGTTGCTTATAAAGCGAAGAATATGGTGGAAGCGTATAAACTGATTCGGTTGATGTATAAGTATATTAGTTTCTGAGCACCACGTTCTTCTTGAGATGAGTCTCAAGTTTTTCGTCCCTAAGATGAACCGATTGACAACAAAAACAATCCTTTCCGTCACATATAAGTAGAGCATCATCCTTTGCTTCATTATATTTTGGGCAGAGTATCAAACGCCCAAAAATTTAAGGAGGGATTATGAAAAATCTATTTTTGATTGCGAGTGTGATTCTGTTTTTTGCAACCTTGGGCAATGCCCAGATTCCGGACAAATTTGAGAATTTGCAGGTTTTACCAAAAGAGATCAGCAAAGGGGAGCTCATGGGAAATATGAGGAGTTTTGTCTCGGGTCTCGGCGTCCGCTGTCAGTTTTGCCATGTAGGTGAAGAAGGGCAACCGCTTTCCGAGTTTGACTTCGTTTCCGACGAGAAAGAAACGAAAAAGAAAGCTCGCGTGATGATCCAAATGCGGGATGCGATCAACAGTCAGCACCTTACTCAGCTTGGAAAACAAAACGCCCTGGAAGTCAACTGTGTCACCTGCCACCATGGACAGGAGGAGCCAAAGACCATCGAGTACGTCATGAACGAAACAATTGAAAAAGAGGGAATTGACTCAGCCACACAGAAGTACCATGAGCTGCGGGAAAAACATTACGGCGGGTTTGCTTACAACTTTCAAGCGAGGCCTTTGGAACGTGTTTCTGAAAGTTTGGCAAGATCGGGTAAAGTCGATGAGGCCATTGCACTGCTCAAACTAAATTTAGAATTTCATCCGGAATCTTTTATGAGCCACTACAGTCTTGGAGAAGCCCTTGGCATGAAAGGCGATAAAGAAGCGGCAGTAAAAAGTCTTGAAAAGGCTTATGAGATTATGCCAAACCCGCGAATCAAGAAGAAGATCGAAGAGCTGTCAAAAAAATAATCTACTTGCGTTTTTTGTAAGTTTCAAATCGGAAGCCGTCTTTTTCTTCTTTAGCAGTGAGATGAAAGCGGCTTCCGATTAGTATTATAATTTGCTATTTTTTCAGACCTTCAACTATTTATTCCTTGAAATCTTAGATTTTATTTCGCATATTTGGTTATAATTAAATATGTTTTCAGTTATATAGGTGGATATTATGTACTCAGAATTTGCAAACATTGTCGAGGGTGCAAAAAAATTATCTTCCAATGAAAAAAAGGAATTGAAATTTTTACTTGAAAAATATTTGATTGAGGAAAGAAGAGAAGAAATGAACAAAAATCACAAAAAAAGCTCAACAGAGTTGGATGAAAACAGGTTGGAGTTTTCGAGTGACATCAATAGTTTAAAGGATACATTAGAATAATGACTGAAGTTGCGTTTAGCTCTTCATTCAAGCGAGTTTTCAAAAAAAAATAAAAGGAAAGAGTAAATTAGAAGCAAAATTTTGGGATCGAGTTGAGGTTTTTACTCAAAATCCTTATGATGAAAAGTTAAGAACTCATAAATTATCGGGAAAGTTAAAAGAACTGTGGAGCTTCAGTGTTGAATATGATGTACGAGTTGTCTTTTATTTTGTAAGTGATTCAAAAGCAATTTTTATTGACATCGGCAAACATGATGAAGTTTATTAATGACTTAATTGATTCCTACTTTCGTTTATAAGATTCAAAACGATACCCATCTTTTGCTTCTTTGTTGAAAATTTGGAATTGCTCTGTAATAATCTCCTCATATTCCGGAAAAAACGCATCCCCATCATAGTCTCCTTCCACAATTGTTAGTTCGAGCGCATCCGCCATCTCTAAAGTTTCTTTGAAAACTCTTTCACCGCCAATAACGAAAATCTTCTCTTCACTTTTGATTGCCGCAAGCGCTGACTCGATTGCAGGATACGTTTCTATGCCAGGATAATCGGCAAATGATTTGGAAGTTAGCACAATACTACGTCGTTCAGGCAACGGCTTCCCCAGCCGTTCGACGATGGATTCGA contains:
- a CDS encoding glycosyl hydrolase codes for the protein MFKSRFFNTVLLVVVTGLLFDSNTQAQKKVDYDESLYSALEYRSIGPFRGGRSAAVAGVPGDPMTFYFGGTGGGVWKTANGGQTWESISDKFFGGSIGAVAVSEWDPNVIYVGGGEVTVRGNVSHGYGMFKSTDAGKTWKNIGLKDSRRIPRIRIHPKNPDLVYVAALGHLFGPNEERGVYRSKNGGKSWERILFVSNEVGAVDLAMDPGNPRILFASFWRIKRTPYSLESGGEGCGIWKSTDGGDNWTEITRNEGLPKGTVGISGVTISPVNPNRVWAIIEAKDGGVFRSEDGGEKWTKINEERKLRQRAWYYTRIYADTQNEDVVYVLNVRFWKSKDGGKTYERITTPHGDHHDLWISPENSQRMIVGDDGGAQVTYNGGEGWSTYHNQPTAQFYRVTTDNHFPYRIYGAQQDNSTVRILHRSNGDTIGERDWEPSAGGESGWLAIHAEDQDIVYGGSYDGFLTRVNHKTGERRGVNVWPDNPMGHGAEGMKFRFQWNFPIFFSPHDPNTLYTAGNMLFKTTNEGQNWQAISPDLTRNDSSKLGPSGGPITKDNTSIEYYCTIFTALESPHEAGVIWTGSDDGLLHITRDGGENWQNVTPPTKLMPEWMQINSMEAHPFEPGGLYVAGTKYKSDDFRPYLYKTTDYGKSWKKITKGIDPLHFTRVIRADPKRRGLLYAGTESGMYVSFDDGANWKSFQMNLPVVPITDLALKNDDLVVATQGRSFWVLDDLTPLHQLSEQVAKSEKWLFEPRLTYRMRGKAEDSKTAGKNPPNGVVIHYSFKEAPDSSSVALKFLEEDGTLIKSFNPKAKEKTDQLPIKAGMNRFAWNLRYADAEKFKDLIMWGGSIQGPQAVPGNYQARLVTGEDSTTVTFAILKDPRSSSTQEDLQAQFDFQISVRDKLTETHLAIKQIRDVRKQVEDVTERLEDHEGMDKIKEAGKALVEQMTEIEESLYQTKNQSRQDPLNFPIRLNNKLAAVSRSAAFGDYRPTEQAIAVKDEMSGKIDAELAKLQTILDADLPAFNKLVADSAVPAIIIKKKKVKPEMTSK
- a CDS encoding Mth938-like domain-containing protein produces the protein MKTELQSPRITHLSWGQIEVDGQGSAFKDAKLFPGGAREWDWRETGTRHVPGIQPADIEELLENGAEVVILSRGIDKRLQVCSETLQMLNDRNVALHFLQTEEAVQLYNKLRENKRVGGLFHSTC
- a CDS encoding M55 family metallopeptidase, with amino-acid sequence MSKKSIHIVCALFLTIQVSFCVAQQPPPKILISVDMEGIGGVGTQNMVRSSGGKDYQLGRKLMTEEVNTVVAVIFEQGPAEILVNDSHGDMQNLLHTELDERVTYIQGNIKPFGMVQGLDSSFDAVIFLGYHTRAGDPDGFLAHTGSGSVKGLWLNDIEVGEGGLNAAYAGELGVPVILASGDSAFTVEIKKLIPTTTASTKTAVTPLVAHLVHPTMVRARLASATRNALASLKSAKIFSVGKPVRIKMRFATTARADILQAIPGMSRVDGFTVAYKAKNMVEAYKLIRLMYKYISF
- a CDS encoding c-type cytochrome — encoded protein: MKNLFLIASVILFFATLGNAQIPDKFENLQVLPKEISKGELMGNMRSFVSGLGVRCQFCHVGEEGQPLSEFDFVSDEKETKKKARVMIQMRDAINSQHLTQLGKQNALEVNCVTCHHGQEEPKTIEYVMNETIEKEGIDSATQKYHELREKHYGGFAYNFQARPLERVSESLARSGKVDEAIALLKLNLEFHPESFMSHYSLGEALGMKGDKEAAVKSLEKAYEIMPNPRIKKKIEELSKK
- a CDS encoding dihydrofolate reductase, yielding MARPEIIILAAIAEKNRVIGKDGKLPWYISEDLKRFKRLTTGYAVLMGRKTFESIVERLGKPLPERRSIVLTSKSFADYPGIETYPAIESALAAIKSEEKIFVIGGERVFKETLEMADALELTIVEGDYDGDAFFPEYEEIITEQFQIFNKEAKDGYRFESYKRK